GCCGATGATATAGCCTTCACACCAGCCATAGGGCAATGGCAGAGGATCGTCTTCGTGACCTTCCTCCATACTCAGTATCATGGGGGCATAGTCCTGGTTTTCCAGTTCCGCCAGGGTGGTACTGTACAGAGACATCACCAGTTCCATGATGTCCTTTGCTTCCTTATTCGACGCAAAATTCGTGTCACCCAAAATGTTGGGCAGCCACTGGTTGGGCATGATCAACTGCGGCCCGGACACGATGGCGCTGAGAAAACCCTGGGCCACATCCAGGGGCATGCAACCCTCTTCCAGGTGCGCCAGAAGAAAATCCTCCAGGCGTTCCAGCTGCGCATCATTCATCATTTGATTCATTGTTCTATCCCCGAGTGACGCAACAGCGCCTGTATGCTGGGTTCACGCCCACGGAAAGCCACGAAAAGTTCCATGGCATCCGCACTACCGCCTTTTTCCAGTATGTTGCGGCGAAAAGCCCTGCCGATCTCGTCATTGAAAACCCCTTCTTCCTCAAACAGGGAGAAGGCATCTGCAGACAGCACCTCTGCCCATTTGTAACTATAGTATCCTGCCGCATAGCCGCCGCCAAAGATATGCGAGAAACCATGGGCAAAGCGATTCCAGTCGGGCGGGGTCACCACGGAAACCTCATCACGCACTTCCTGAAGAATCTCGTAGATGCGCCCCCCTGTTTCAGGTTGATAGTCCATGTGGATACGAAAATCGAACAGGGAAAACTCCAACTGACGCAGCAACTGCATGGCGGACTGGAAGTTACGCGCCGCCAGCATGCGATCATACAGTTCATCCGGCAGGGGTTCACCGGTTTCATGGTGACCGGAGATCAGGGACAGGGCCTGCTTGTCCCAGCACCAGTTCTCCATGAACTGGGAAGGCAGCTCCACAGCATCCCAGGCCACGCCGGAAATTCCGGATATGGAAGGATAATCCACCTGGGTCAGCATGTGGTGCAGGCCATGACCAAATTCATGGAACAGGGTCTGCACCTCGTCATGAGTCAACAGGGCCGGTTTACCGCCCACTGGCGGCGTGAAATTACAGGTCATGAAGGCTACGGGTATCTGCTCCCGGTTACGGGTTTTCATGCGCGATATGGCATCAGCCATCCAGGCGCCGCCACGTTTGTTGGGACGGGCATAGAGATCAAAATAGAATTCCCCCAGCAGGCCGCCATCCTGGTCATGAATTTCATAGAAACGCACATCAGGATGCCAGGTATCCACCTGCTTGCCGCTTTCCCGTATCGACACGCCGAACACCCGGCCAATGACCTCGAACATTCCCGGAATGACGCGGGTCTGGGGAAACCAGGGCTTTAGTTCTTCCTGGCTGATGCTATAGCGCTGCTGTCTCAGCTTTTCGCTGTAGTAGGCCATGTCCCATGCTTCCAGAGTATCCACACCATGATGTTCACGGGCATAGGCATGTAACTCCTCCAGCTCCCTTTCTCCCTGTTTTCGCGCACGCTTGGCAAGATCATGAAGAAAACTCATGACCTCCCGGGTGGAACGCGCCATCTTGGTAGCCAGGGACAACTCGGCATAGTTGGCATAACCCAGAAGCCCTGCCATCTCGTGACGCAGGGCCAGTATTTCTTCCATTACCTCGCTATTGTCGAAGCGCCCGGCATCCGGCCCCTGATCCGATGCCCGGGTAGCATAGGCTTCGTACACTTCACGGCGCAATTCACGATTGTCCGCATAAGTGATCACCGGCATATAGGAAGGATATTCCAGTGTCAGCAGCCAACCTTCCCTGCCCCGCTCCTGTGCCGTTTGCCGGGCAAGATCCATGGCCGATACCGGAAGACCGGACAACTGGCTTGCATCACTGATCGATTTGCTCCAGGCATTGGTGGCATCGAGAAGGTTCTCCTCGAATCGCGCACTGACTTCTGACAGACGGCTGGCAATCTCACCGAATCGTTGTTTCTGATCTACCGGAAGATCCACCCCCGAAAGGCGAAAGTCCCGCAGGGTGTTCTCCAACAGCTTGCGTTGCGCATCATCCAGATCCTTTGGGTTGTCCGCCACGGCCTGGTAAGCCTCAAACAGGGCCTGATTCTGCCCCATCTCCGTGGCATAGTCGGAAAGTTTGGGCAGGCAGGCGTTGTAGGCATCACGCAACTCAGAGGAATTGAGCACCGCGTTGAGATGGGAAACCGGCGCCCAGGCCCGCGACAGGCGATCTTCCATTTCCTCCATGGGCTCAACGAAGTTGTACCAGTCCGGTTGTCCGATGGTATCGAGCAGTGTCTTCACCCGCTCACGGTTATCCTTGAGCAGAAAATCGACTGCCGGTTCCACATGGGAAGGATGGATTTTGGAAAAGCGTGGCAGAGCATCAAAATCAAGAAGCGGGTTGGACATGTCTTACCTGCGGAACGGACCGTAAAAAGATAAGACGAAATATACCCCATCCGTCCCTATTTCAGCGCAGAAAATTACCCGGCAAATCCAGGTGCTGTGGCTTTGAAACACCGAAAAGAACCCCAACACCAAGGCTCCTCACAGGAACGACCACCAGGGAAGGTGGAAGTGCCGATCACGCAGGGAGCAGTTATCGGCCCGTTCACCTGACAGACATACCAAAAAAAAGCGCGCCATGGATTGGCGCGCTTTTCTCAGGCACAAAGACGTCTAAATCATTTCAATTCAGCCGTACTCTCGAAAGTCATGCCGGCATCGGTGCCCAAGATACGGAATTCCCCGTACTTGTAAACGGCCGCAGCAGTCTCCAGGGACTGGTAGGCTGACTTGAGTTCTTCTGCATCATCACCCTGCATGGACTGCATCATGTTCTTCAGGCCAGGCGCTACAGCCTTGAACAGCTTGTCAGGGTTATAGCTGAGGGCCATCATGGGAGGAATCTCCGCCACCGGGGCCGCCAACAGCTTGTCGATGCCTGCGGGCGCCTTATCACCCACTTTCAGCGCCAGGACTTCGCCCTTGATGGCGGCAAAGGTTGGCGGCGCCATGGGAGCCATGGTTTCCACAGGAAGTTTCACGGGAGAGCCATCCACAGGAACATCAATCTGCGCAAACTGGGGGTTCAGCATACCCAGCATGCCGAACATGCCCTTGGGATCAACGGAAGCAACCAGCAGCTGCGCATCCACGGCCTTGGGAGACATGCTCTGGGGATCGATTTCCAGATTGTTGACGGCAATATCAAATCCCTTGATGCCGGCGAACATGGGGTTGAGCATCATATCCATGCCCTGCATGGTCTGGGTCAGTGCGTCCTTGTCCACAATCTCGCAGTCCTTGCCGTTCTCGATGAAGCTGCGCATCATGGCTTTGACTCCATCACGCACCTGGGGCAGATCCAGACCCATGCCAAAACTGAACATGGCGTTGGAATCCATACCGATACCAGGCACTGGCGCCGCCATTTTCTTCAACCAGGCGGCCACGCCAGGAGAGGTTTCAACCGTACCCTTGATGGTGTATTTGTTGTTGGTGGCTTCGGTGAAACCAAAGCTGATGAGAGGAACGGATTGTACCGTCGTCTTGACAAAGCTGCGGCAGGCCGGAGACATGTCCTTGGGGCTGGTGCCTATGGCCTGGAGAACCTGGGCATTGATGCCTTCGGATTCTCCCAGGGACATTTCCGCCAGGCGCACCAGATCGATATAGCCATCGCCATATCCCAGGAAGTGGCGTTTCTCGACAAAAGTACGGTAGCTGCCCGTATCCTTCAGGGATTTCTCCGGATGGGCCTGACCGAAGGCCAGAGGCAGGAGTTCCTTTTCAGACTTGGCAGGCAGCATGGCAAGAACCAGCCACTTCTTGTTCATGCCCAGAACCACCACGAAATCATCCAAGGCAAACCGGCGGTAGCTCATGTCGCCACTGGTCAGCTTTTCCGCCTTGGTTCCGCTCTTTTCCTCGATGCGGGAAAACAACGCCTCCACTTTGGCGGAATCCTCGATCTCCGCCCATGCTACGGGCAGAATACCCAGACCATAGACCAGGCTCCGACCGTTGATGGGGATACCCATGGATTTGAAACCCTCGGCATTCATTTTACCTTCAAATTCCGAAAGTATTGCATCCAGCAGCTTCTGCGCTTTTTCATTGGCGCCATCTTCCTTCATGGCTTCCGCCAGCATTTTGCGTACATTGCCGTTGTCGAGATCGGCAGCCGCTGCCTTGATCATTTTTTCACTGAGACCTTCAGGCATGCGTCGACTGCTGACCATCACATAGGGAGAGTCCGCCGGAACCAGTTCCAGCAATGAAAACTCCTGGGCGGCTTCCAAAGCAGCTTTCTGCTCCTGTTTGTTGTCACTATCGCTGCACGCCGCCAGACCA
This sequence is a window from Thiolapillus brandeum. Protein-coding genes within it:
- a CDS encoding YecA/YgfB family protein; protein product: MNQMMNDAQLERLEDFLLAHLEEGCMPLDVAQGFLSAIVSGPQLIMPNQWLPNILGDTNFASNKEAKDIMELVMSLYSTTLAELENQDYAPMILSMEEGHEDDPLPLPYGWCEGYIIGWNMQGESALDDMAGDESAAMHLGPVAAFLMYEEDQLLNPPNETEHREAADQLANSAMALYEWWKPRRAAPTGC
- the prlC gene encoding oligopeptidase A; its protein translation is MSNPLLDFDALPRFSKIHPSHVEPAVDFLLKDNRERVKTLLDTIGQPDWYNFVEPMEEMEDRLSRAWAPVSHLNAVLNSSELRDAYNACLPKLSDYATEMGQNQALFEAYQAVADNPKDLDDAQRKLLENTLRDFRLSGVDLPVDQKQRFGEIASRLSEVSARFEENLLDATNAWSKSISDASQLSGLPVSAMDLARQTAQERGREGWLLTLEYPSYMPVITYADNRELRREVYEAYATRASDQGPDAGRFDNSEVMEEILALRHEMAGLLGYANYAELSLATKMARSTREVMSFLHDLAKRARKQGERELEELHAYAREHHGVDTLEAWDMAYYSEKLRQQRYSISQEELKPWFPQTRVIPGMFEVIGRVFGVSIRESGKQVDTWHPDVRFYEIHDQDGGLLGEFYFDLYARPNKRGGAWMADAISRMKTRNREQIPVAFMTCNFTPPVGGKPALLTHDEVQTLFHEFGHGLHHMLTQVDYPSISGISGVAWDAVELPSQFMENWCWDKQALSLISGHHETGEPLPDELYDRMLAARNFQSAMQLLRQLEFSLFDFRIHMDYQPETGGRIYEILQEVRDEVSVVTPPDWNRFAHGFSHIFGGGYAAGYYSYKWAEVLSADAFSLFEEEGVFNDEIGRAFRRNILEKGGSADAMELFVAFRGREPSIQALLRHSGIEQ